Proteins encoded in a region of the Flavobacterium sp. MDT1-60 genome:
- a CDS encoding DUF2971 domain-containing protein, whose protein sequence is MYLNNPNIRLPEDPDTIVWKYLDLSKFLDLLLSKKLFMSRSDKFEDQYEGTFSEPTFEEIKKLAIDNPDFLKYYKTQREQVAISSWHINEYESFAMWQIFTQNSEGLAIQSTIGRLQKALKPENNFDQYIGEVNYIDYKKEYIPFDDLFFPFLFKRKSFQYEREVRIITDTSKSTIKLNDGLKINVDINQLIEKIYIHPKSENWYKKLVIELVERLGFGFEIEKSDLESDILI, encoded by the coding sequence ATGTATCTTAATAATCCAAATATAAGGCTACCTGAAGATCCGGATACTATTGTTTGGAAATATCTGGATTTGTCTAAATTTTTAGATTTATTATTGTCTAAGAAATTATTCATGTCTCGTTCTGACAAGTTCGAAGATCAATATGAAGGCACTTTTAGCGAACCTACTTTTGAAGAGATTAAGAAACTCGCCATTGATAATCCCGACTTTTTAAAGTATTACAAAACACAACGTGAACAAGTTGCTATAAGTAGCTGGCATATTAACGAATATGAATCGTTTGCTATGTGGCAGATTTTTACTCAAAACAGTGAAGGATTAGCGATTCAGTCGACAATTGGAAGATTACAGAAAGCTTTGAAGCCGGAAAATAACTTTGATCAGTATATTGGCGAAGTCAATTATATCGACTATAAAAAAGAGTATATTCCGTTTGATGATTTATTTTTCCCGTTTTTGTTTAAGCGAAAAAGTTTTCAGTACGAACGTGAAGTCCGTATTATTACAGATACTTCAAAAAGCACCATAAAACTGAACGACGGTTTAAAAATAAATGTTGACATCAATCAATTAATCGAAAAAATATACATTCATCCAAAATCTGAAAACTGGTATAAAAAACTTGTTATTGAATTGGTAGAACGTTTGGGATTTGGTTTTGAAATCGAAAAATCAGATTTGGAAAGCGATATTTTGATTTAG